A single window of Helicobacter pylori NCTC 11637 = CCUG 17874 = ATCC 43504 = JCM 12093 DNA harbors:
- a CDS encoding class 1 fructose-bisphosphatase gives MDYKHFKGKHANIVIEIISLLEKGVKKAQEILEKPDAGSYTKLENSSGDTPIKADLALDKFLEENFLSLENVKSVFSEEKETPVTKENGSYLIAYDPLDGSSVMEANFLVGTIIGVYEKDYKAQNLVASLYVVFGHKIELMVALEEVYRYAFYQNKFHFIETIVLENKGKIIASGGNQKDFSSGLKKALEGLFAENYRLRYSGSMVADVHHVLVKKGGMFSYPQKKLRKLFEVFPLALMVEKAKGEAFYFDKGVKKRLLDQSVENYHEKSECYLASPHEAQILEKHLKGE, from the coding sequence ATGGATTACAAACATTTTAAAGGCAAGCATGCAAACATCGTTATAGAAATCATCAGTCTTTTAGAAAAGGGGGTTAAAAAAGCCCAAGAGATTTTAGAAAAGCCGGACGCTGGGAGTTACACTAAATTAGAAAACAGCAGCGGGGATACGCCTATTAAAGCGGATTTAGCCCTAGACAAATTTTTAGAAGAAAATTTTTTGAGTTTAGAAAATGTCAAAAGCGTTTTTAGCGAAGAAAAAGAAACGCCTGTTACTAAAGAAAACGGCTCTTATTTGATCGCTTATGACCCACTAGACGGGAGTTCAGTGATGGAGGCGAATTTCTTAGTAGGCACGATTATAGGGGTTTATGAAAAGGATTATAAGGCGCAAAATTTAGTTGCAAGCCTTTATGTGGTTTTTGGGCATAAAATAGAATTAATGGTGGCTTTAGAAGAGGTTTATCGTTACGCGTTTTACCAAAACAAGTTCCATTTTATAGAAACTATTGTTTTAGAAAATAAGGGTAAAATCATCGCTAGCGGAGGCAATCAAAAGGATTTTTCTTCGGGCTTAAAAAAGGCTTTAGAAGGGCTTTTTGCAGAAAATTACCGCTTACGATACTCAGGATCTATGGTGGCTGATGTCCATCATGTTTTGGTTAAAAAAGGCGGAATGTTTTCCTACCCGCAAAAGAAATTGCGCAAGCTTTTTGAAGTCTTCCCTTTAGCCTTGATGGTTGAAAAAGCTAAAGGGGAAGCGTTTTATTTTGATAAGGGGGTTAAAAAGCGCCTGCTAGATCAAAGCGTAGAAAATTACCATGAAAAAAGCGAATGCTATTTAGCTAGTCCGCATGAAGCTCAAATCTTAGAAAAACATTTAAAGGGAGAATGA